From Verrucomicrobiia bacterium:
CATCACCCAGCAGCTGGCCCGCAACCTTTTTCTGTCCGGCGAAAAGACCCCTCTGCGCAAACTGCGCGAGTTTTTCATCGCCCGCAAGCTGGAGCGCGAACTCTCCAAAATGAGGATTCTCGAGCTTTACGTAAACTGGGCCGAATGGGGGGAGGGGATTTTCGGCATTCAGGCCGCCAGCTGGACTTATTTTCAAAAGCCGGCCTGGGAGCTCTGGCCGGAGGAGGCCGTGCGGCTGGCAACCATTCTGCCCAACCCCAAAAAATTCTCCCCGTTTTCCGATTCTGCCTATCTGAAGCGCAAAAGAAATCTGATTTTGCAGCGTATGTTAAAGTATGGAATGATTTCCAACGAGGATTATGAGTTTGCTAAAGAGAAGCTCGAAGAGGGAGCAAGTTAAAACCGCCCTCTATAAGGGAATGTGCGCGGTTTTGTTTTTAACCGGATTTCTCTTTTTCTTGATTGCCGCCTGCAGTAAAAAGAAACCGGCCGCTCAGAATCCCAACCTGCCTCCCCAGCTTTCACTCGTGCCGAATCCTCCAGCAAGTCCCGCTCTAAACGAAAACCAAACTATTGCTTTTGGACTTGCGGCCCTTGACCCGGAGGGAGCAATTCCCGTTTTCTCTGCGTTCGGATTGCCGAAGAATGCGGTGTTTGTGGACAGCGCCAACGGCCGCGGAAGTTTCTCCTGGACTCCCACCTTTTCGCAGGAGGGGACTTATCCGCTTGGCTTTATCGCATCCGATGGCGCGCTGGCCGATACGGAACGGGTGATGGTCTTTGTTGGAAATGTCAACCGCCCCCCGTTTCTTTTGCCGATTGACAGCCAGTTTTTTCTCGAAGGGAGTGCTTCCGCCTTTAGCATCCGGGGGATCGACCCGGACGGGGACTCCATCTTTCTTTCCGCCAACGCCCTTCCCGGCGGGGCTTTTTTTATAGATAGCTTGAACGGGAGGGGAGGTTTTTTCTGGAGCCCTACGTTTGACCAAGCTGGTGAACACCAGCCGGTCTTTTCCGTAACCGACCGCCAGTTTACGGACACCAAAAATGCCCGGCTGGTGGTCTTGGACTTCGACCGGGCACCCTCGATTTCTTCGCTTCCCGACCAGCGCGTTACGGAAGGGCAGATTGTAAGTTTCGCCGTAGCCGCTGCCGACCCGGATGG
This genomic window contains:
- the mtgA gene encoding monofunctional biosynthetic peptidoglycan transglycosylase produces the protein MKYVLWGLAFFLLFTAGFVVYAATGLPEVGYLARENPKTTAFAEIWKKKQNGAKSPSHVHQEWIDFKDVSPYLVGAVLVAEDANFWEHSGYDWQEIKRAIRTDLKKGRFSRGASTITQQLARNLFLSGEKTPLRKLREFFIARKLERELSKMRILELYVNWAEWGEGIFGIQAASWTYFQKPAWELWPEEAVRLATILPNPKKFSPFSDSAYLKRKRNLILQRMLKYGMISNEDYEFAKEKLEEGAS